In Lotus japonicus ecotype B-129 chromosome 5, LjGifu_v1.2, one genomic interval encodes:
- the LOC130717611 gene encoding triacylglycerol lipase 1, whose product MLLTLSLWTILFLTVNLLFGNTIVHSFDGGTHPKKQLTLCHEFILPAGYPCSEYTTQTKDGFLLGLQRVSSSPSSSSLRRGYAGERGPPVLLLHGLFMAGDAWFLNMPEQSLGFILADHGFDVWVGNVRGTRWSHGHKSLSEKDKDFWDWSWQELALYDVPEMVNYIHSVTNSKLFIVGHSQGTIISLAAFTQREIVEKVEAAALLSPISYLDHISAPLVLRMVKMHLDQMILTMGVHQLNFKSEWGASLLVSLCDTRLSCSDMLSSITGKNCCFNDSRVAFYLEQEPHPSSSKNLCHLFQMIRKGTFCKYDYGKLKNLIEYGSIKPPKFDLSRIPKSLPLWMAYGGNDALADISDFQHTLKDLQSTPEVVYLENYGHVDFILSLQAKQDLYDPIISFFKSFGKSSSI is encoded by the exons ATGCTGCTGACTTTGAGTTTGTGGACGATACTGTTCCTAACCGTCAATTTACTGTTCGGAAACACCATCGTCCACAGCTTCGACGGCGGCACTCACCCCAAAAAACAACTCACCCTCTGCCACGAATTCATTCTCCCCGCCGGTTACCCCTGCTCCGAATACACG actcagacgaaggaTGGTTTCTTGTTAGGTCTTCAGCGtgtctcttcttctccttcttcttcttctcttcgcCGTGGCTATGCCGGAGAACGAGGCCCTCCGGTTCTGCTTCTGCATGGGCTATTCATG GCAGGTGATGCGTGGTTTCTAAATATGCCAGAGCAATCACTTGGCTTCATCCTTGCAGATCATGGTTTTGATGTCTGGGTAGGAAATGTGCGCGGAACGCGGTGGAGCCACGGGCATAAATCTTTATCAGAGAAGGATAAG GATTTTTGGGACTGGAGTTGGCAGGAATTAGCCCTCTATGATGTTCCTGAAATGGTCAATTATATTCATTCAGTAACAAACTCTAAGCTTTTTATAGTTGGGCATTCACAG GGGACAATTATCTCTTTAGCTGCTTTCACTCAACGGGAGATAGTAGAAAAGGTTGAAGCTGCAGCTCTTTTATCTCCAATATCATACTTGGATCACATCAGTGCACCTCTTGTACTTAGAATGGTTAAGATGCACCTTGATCAG ATGATTCTTACCATGGGCGTTCATCAACTGAACTTCAAAAG CGAATGGGGAGCAAGTCTCTTGGTTTCCTTATGTGATACCCGTCTAAGTTGTAGTGACATGCTGTCATCCATTACAG GGAAGAATTGTTGCTTCAATGACTCACGCGTTGCTTTTTATCTTGAACAAGAACCTCATCCATCATCCTCCAAAAACTTGTGCCACCTTTTTCAAA TGATCCGCAAAGGTACCTTCTGCAAGTACGATTATGGAAAGCTGAAAAATCTGATTGAGTATGGCAGTATCAAACCACCAAAATTCGACCTTAGCCGCATACCCAAATCATTGCCTCTCTGGATGGCTTATGGTGGAAATGATGCTTTAGCAGATATATCTGATTTCCAGCACACGCTTAAGGATTTGCAGTCCACCCCGGAGGTGGTTTATCTTGAAAACTATGGTCATGTTGACTTCATTTTAAGCTTGCAAGCAAAACAAGATCTTTATGACCCTATCATTAGTTTTTTCAAGTCATTTGGCAAATCTAGCAGCATTTAA